TCCTGGAGTACATACTAAACTCAATCCAGATTTTGTTACTAATTCAGTATAATCAAGTACATCTTCTACTGGCGAGGTTCCCCCTTTTTTGGCTGCTCCTGCACTTTTAATAGCATCTGTAATCAGACCGTCTTTTATATTTCCTGGCGATGGATTCATGTGAAATCCTGAACCCACTTTATGCGCCAAAGCATCGTACGACTCCATCAAATTTATAAATTTATGAGCTGTTTCTTCAGAAACACATCGATCAATTAAGTCTTGTTCGGCACCACACAATTCGGGAAATTCTGCTAACAAAATTTTTCCTCCTAAGCCTACTACCAAATCCGAAGTATAACCTACAGCTGGATTTGCAGAAACTCCACTAAAACCATCACTTCCTCCACATTTCACACCGATACATAATTCACTTAAAGGAGCATCAGTTCTTTCATATTGATTGATTTCTATTAGACCTTGGAAGGTTTTTTTAATAGCATTGGCTACCAATACCTCTTCACTTTCCGTTTGTTGCTGTTCAAAAACAAACAACGGTTTATCAAAGTCTGGATTTTGTTTTTTAACATCATTTATAAAATCCTGTACCTGTAAATGCTGACAACCCAAACTCAAAACCGTAATTCCGCCCACATTGGGATGATTAGCATACGAAGCCAATAAAGCACTCAATGTTGCAGCATCCTGACGCGTACCACCACAACCTCCCTGATGATTAAGAAATTTTATTCCATCTACATTTTTAAAAACCCGATTTGTAACATTGGTTGGCATCAATTGCAAATCGACAGCATTCATATCCTCTCCGCTTTGATAGCTTTTCAATAGCTGATGTGTGAATTGAGTATATTTATCACTCACAGAATACCCCAGTTCATTATGCAACGCTTCGCGGATGACATCCAAATTTCGATTTTCACAAAAAACAGTCGGAACAAACAACCAATAATTAGCTGTTCCCACACGACCGTCTTTTCTTTTATATCCTTTAAATGTTTTATCCTTGTATTTAGAAACGTCAGGAGCTTTCCATGAAAAATTGCTTTCTTTATATGCATAAGGTTCTGCGGCATGTTTAAGATTTTCGGTAGTCATCAAACTTCCTTTACTTACATCACATTGCACTTTTCCAACCAAAACACCGTACATAATTACCTCGGAATTAGCAGGCATATCATTCATATAAAACTTATGCTTAGCCTTAATGGTTTCCTTCAAAATATATTCTTCGGATTCAAAAACAATTGCATCTCCTTTTTGCAAATCCGTTAATACTACCAAAACGTTATCTTTTGGATGCATTTTGACCACTAATCTTTTTATTTTATTTTCCAACATATTTATAAATTCTATTTTTTCTTCTAGTGTAAGCAAACAATATTATTACTAAGAAACAAATTAACGGAACGATATATCCGTTTTGAATATTACCCGTTTTATCCGAAATCATTCCTAACATTGGAGGTAATAATGCGCCTCCTACAATTGCCATAACAATCAGGGACGAACCAATTTTTGTATTATGTCCTAAATCTTCAATACCCATAGAAAAAATAGTTGGAAACATAATACTCATAAAAAAAGCAATCGCTATAAGTCCATAAACCACTATTATACCCGTTCCATTTATAACCAAAACACATAATAAAACATTGATTATGGCATACGTCATCAGCAATTTTTGTGCATCAATATAGCGCATCATAAAAGTTCCTGCAAAACGGCCCAACATAAATGCTAATCCAAAAAAACCTAAATATTTTGCTGCCACCTCTTCTCCTAAACCTGCTGTTGTAGTTGCCATTTTGATAAAAAAACTACCCACACATACTTGAGCACCTACATAAAAAAACTGAGCGACAATACCCCATCTCAATTTCATAGATTTCAAAGCTCCCGTAAAACTAGCACCATCCACTCCCTCTTTATCTTCGTCTTTAACATCAGGCATAGGTGTAAAATAAATAATCCCTGCTACGACAAGAATAATCAAACCCAAAACGAGATACGGCAATTTTACACTTGATGCTTCTTCTAAAAGATAGTCATGCAGTTCTGGAGCATTCATAGCATCCATCTGTGTTTTTGTCAAGTTCTTGCCTGACAGAATCATTGGTCCGATATACGCTGGAGCGATGTAAGCCGCTAAACCATTAAACGATTGTGAAAAATTCAATCGACGGGTTGCTGTTGAAGCCGGACCCAAAATAGTCACATAAGGATTGGCTGCTGTTTCCAGAAATGTAAGTCCGCAGGCAATAACAAATAAAGCTCCCAAGAAATAAATATACTGCAACGAATTAGCCGCAGGCACAAATAAAATAGAACCCAATCCAAACAAAAGTAGTCCAATTAGAATACCCGATTTATAACCATACTTTCGCATTACATATCCTGCAGGCAAAGCCATAGCAAAATAGGCAATGAAGACAGAAGAATCAATCAGAGAAGATTCTAAATCCGAAAGATTGAATGCTTTTCGTAGATGAGGAATCAAGATAGGATCAAGATTATGCACAAATCCCCAAAAGAAAAACAAACTTGTTACTAAAATAAAAGGGAATAGCATTCTTTTGTTCCCGTTGGAAACCGCTTCATTTACTACTTCCTGTGGTGGGGATTTTGTCATATATATTGTCTTTTAAAATAAATTAAAATATCTCTTATTCCTAAATTGCTCTATCCAAATGGGTATAACCTCCATCGACGTATATAATTTGCCCTGTAGTGTGACTTGATTTTTCAGACAAGAGAAAAGCAACCATATTGGCAATTTCTTCCGTTGTGGTCATGCGATTTCCTAAAGGAATTTTGCTGGTTATTGAGGCTAACTTTTCTTCTTTATTTTCAAATGTATTAATCCAAGTTTCATACAATGGCGTAAAACATTCTGCTACAACTACAGCATTAACACGAATATTGTATTTTAATAATTCAACTGCCCATTCCCTAGTTAAAGCATTTCGTCCTCCATTCGCAGCAGCATAAGCCGAAGTACCTCCTTGACCAGTATCGGCAGTTTTGGAACCAATATTCACAATCGCTCCTTTACTCTGAATCAAATAGGGTAAAGCATATTGCGCCATCAAATAATAATGAACTAAGTTTTTGTGTAATGAAGCCATAAAAGACTCATAATCTCCATTCTCTAAACCTACTCCATCATTGACTCCGGCATTATTAACCAAACCATCAATTCTTCCACATTGCTTAATAATAGTATCAATTGCTAATTGGCAATCAGCAGGACGTGTCAAATCAGCTACTACTTGTAACGCTTTTCCACCTGCAGCTTCAATGGCCAGTACCACAGCCTTATTATCGATTTCGTTGCGCCCCACAATAAAAGGAATAGCACCTTCAGAGGCCAGCACTTTACCGATTCCTAAACCAATGCCTTTAGCTCCTCCTGTTACTACAATAATTTTATCGGTCAGTGATAATTGCATCCGCTGTATTTTTTTGATTGGTTATTTTATCGATTAAAACAATATTTTTCTAAGTAATACCCCAAAATTTCACCCTATAAAACACAAAACAAATTCTATTTGAAAAAAGGAAAATACTCTTATGGTTAATTTGACTACAAGTATAGTTATTTTTTTTATATTGACAATATTTAATAATCAAAATTTCATAATCATCAATTATTTAAGAAATAATCATTAAATATTAATAAGCATCTTCTTAATTCAGCAAAAAGGCAAAATTCAAAAATGCTATAAAGCTAAATTATGTGACTTATCAACAGCTCCAAAAATTAACTTTCGATTGCCAAAAGCATACGGCGGGATTCCGTAATTTTGCTAGATGTATGCTTTAGTCGATTGTAATAATTTTTATGCTTCCTGCGAACGTGTTTTTCAGCCGAAATTCAACGGTCAACCTATTGCGATATTATCAAACAATGATGGCTGCGTGATTTCGAGAAGTAATGAAGCCAAAGCAGCAGGAGTTCCTATGGGCGCACCAGCATTTAAGATTAAAGATTTGGTGCAAGAAAAAAAGGTCACTTTATTTTCCTCCAATTATCCGCTATATGGCGATTTGAGCAATCGAGTAATGTCAATTTTAGAACAGTACACTCCAAATGTCGAGATTTACAGCATCGATGAAGCCTTCTTAAATTTTGATGGTCTAGACATTTCAGACTATCATGATTATGGTCTTCAAATGAAAAAGCGGATTCATAAATGGGTGGGTCTTCCAGTATGCATTGGCTTTGCCGAAACCAAAGCTTTATCTAAAATTGCTAATCATATCGCCAAGAAATTTCAAGAGAGAACCCAAGGCGTTTATGTAATTGATAATGATGAAAAGCGTCTTAAAGCTTTAAAGTGGACCAAAATTGAAGATGTTTGGGGTATTGGTTATCGCATGACAAAAAAGGTCAAACTTCGAAAAATACAAACCGCACTGGATTTTATCCAACCTCAGCATGAAGCTTGGATTAAAAGAGAAATGGGCGTTGTAGGTTTACGTCTAAAATGTGAATTGGAAGGAAAATCAGTTTTAGACTTGGAACCTATTAAAGAACAAAAGAAAAGTATTGCTACAACCCGAAGCTTCCCTAAACAAATAGCCGATTTTGATTTGTTGCGGGAACGGGTAACTACTTTTGCTGCCGTTTGTTCCGAAAAATTACGGAAACAAAATTCCTGTTGCCACACTATTATTGTAATGTTGGTTGTCGATAAACATACCGTTCAAACCTCAAAATATTATTTTAATATGGCTATAACTTTGCCTTATGCTACACAATCAACTTTAACCATTTCGAACGCTGCGGTAGCTATGTTAAAAAAACTACATCAAGGCAATGAAGGTATTAAGTTTAAAAAAGCGGGTGTTATTGTGACTGAGCTCATTGACGAAAACAAAAAGCAAATGCAATTATTTGAGGAAGAAAATCCTAAACATTTAGCCTTAATGCAAGCGATGGACAAACTAAATCATAAAATTGGTGACACCAAAGTAAAATTGGCAAGCCAAAATTTAAGTCTGACCTGGAATATGAATCAGAATCACCTTTCGCCAAAGTACACTACAAAGTTTAAAGATATATTGGAAATACAATGTCTATAAAAAAAGAACAAAAACTAACTTTCTTTCGTCCTGAATTTGAAAGTGAAATACAGATTCCATACATAAATGAAGGTGTTTCGGCGGGATTTCCCTCGCCTGCTGCCGATTTTATGGAAACCAATATTGATTTAAATAAAGAGTTAAGCGAAAATCCTTTGGCTACATTCTATATCAAAGTCAAAGGCAATTCAATGATTGATGCTGGAATCAATGACAAAGATGTTTTGGTCGTTGACCGAAGTCTGGAACCCCAAAACAATAAGATTGCGATTTGCTGTATTGATGGCGAATTTACCGTAAAACGAATTCAGGTCGAAAAAGATTGTTTGTATCTTATGCCCGAAAATTCCAATTACGAACCCATAAAAGTGACTGAAGAAAACCAACTTATCATTTGGGGAATGGTAACTTATGTCATAAAAAAAGTGTGAAACTAAACGAATTTAGCTTCACACTTTTCACATAACTAACAATAATATTTTCCTACCAGAACTTAGCGTAAAGAGCGAAAATAACCAATAAGGTGATTACGATCATTACAGTAGTTTGCGGTTTTAATTTAAACATTTCTGTATCTAATTCGAATGCTTTTGGATTCACTTTTGGTCCAGCCATACTGATAGCGATCATTAAAAGCATAGTAAATGCAAATGATAATCCCATACAAATGTGGAATGGAATTTCGAAAGCTCCTTTTCCATTAGAGTAAGCTGTATACAATAATGTTTCATTTCCGAATAATGCAGGTGCAAATTCATTGAATAAAACAGATAATAAGAAACCTGAAATTACACCAACAATAGCAGCAGTACCAGTTGTTCTTTTCCAGAACATACCTAAGAAGAACATTGCAAATACACCCGGGCTAATAAATCCAGTATATTTTTGGATATAAGTAAAACCTCCAACACCACCAATTCCTAATAAATCATTCCAAGTAAATAAAACAGCCAAAAGCATAGCAGCAAAAACAGCATATCTTCCGATGTTTACTTGAGTATTATCAGAAGCATCTTTTTGAATGTATTTTTTGTGTACGTCTAAAGTATAGATAGTAGAAATACTATTTACTTTACCAGCTAAAGAAGCAACAATCGCTGCTGTCAAAGCCGCAACAGATAATCCTTTTAAACCTGTAGGAAGGAAAGTTAACATAGCAGAATAAGCTCCATCTTTTCCACCAACTAATTGTGGTAAATGTCCGTTTTGGTATAATACATAAGCAGCAATACCAGGCAACATTACAATAAGAGGCATTAATAATTTCAAGAACCCAGCAAATAAAATACCTGTACGGGCAGTTTGCAAATCAGCTCCCAAAGCTCTTTGAGTAATGTATTGGTTACAACCCCAATAGTTAAGATTGATAATCCAAATACCCGCCAAATAAGACATTAATCCTGGGAAAGTAAGATATTTATCAATTTCTAATTGAGAAGAAGTAGCTGTCGGTCTTGGGATAATCATTTTGAAATGCTCAGGAGCTTTTTCCATTAATACTTGGAAACCAGCAATTGCATCATGACCAAAACCAAAATATTGTCCAACTGTAGTCAAAGCAATATATGAAGTAACTAAACCTCCGATAATTAAAACTGCAACTTGAATTACGTCAGTATAAGCTACCACTTTCATACCTCCTAAAGAGATGATCAAAGCAAAAACAGCTAATCCAATCATAATAGCGTGTAAGTATTCACCTCCAGCTAATCCATTAATAGCAACAGCTCCTAAATACAGGATAGAAGTTAAGTTTACGAAAACATATAAAAACAACCAAAAAACCGCCATAATCAAAGCCGTTGATTCGTTATATCTTGTTTTCAAAAATTGAGGCATAGTATAAATCTTGTTTTTTAAATAAACAGGAATAAACCAAACAGCCACAATAATTAAGGCGATAGCAGCAAGCCATTCATAAGCAGCAACAGCGATTCCTAAAAAGAATCCTTCCCCACTCATTCCGATAAATTGTTCAGCAGAAATGTTTGAAGCGATTAATGAAGCTCCAATAGCCCACCACGTCAAAGTTCCTTCTGCAAGAAAATAAGCTTTAGCATCGTGTTCGTTTCTTTCACGCTTGCGATAAATAGTATATCCATAAACGGATACCACTATAAAATAAATAATAAATACTGCGTAATCCGCAAAAGCCAAATTATTGCTCATGAGTAAATAGTTTTTTTAAAGTTAATATAAAGGTTATTTGTTTGTTCATTTTAATAATTTGTAATCTAATTCTATTTGGGGATGCCAATATAATACATCTTTCTAACAAAAAAGAGTAATTTCTCACTCAAATCAAACATAAAATAGAGTATGTGTTATTATTCTAATGTTTTATTATGAATTATTGAAGCCAAATGTAAAATAAAAAAACTTATTAGCAATACTAATAAATGTATTTTTTACATTTATTTTGTTTTTAAATAATAAAATCAGTTTAACTAGTCTTTTTATTACACGCTTTTCGGCATGAATTCTGGACTTGTTCTAATCTTTTGTTCCCATTTCCAAGCACTTTCCATAGCTTCCTCTAAAGTTGAAACAGTTTTCCAACCCAAAACGTTATTAGCTTTATCGGTATTAGCATAAGCTTCGGTAACATCACCCTCTCTTCGTTCTACGATTTTATAAGATAGTTTTTTACCACTTACTTTCTCAAAAGCAGCAATTACTTCTAATACAGAACTTCCAGTTCCTGTACCAAGATTAAAAATTTCTAATGGTTCAGCATTTTTCTTATTTAA
The Flavobacterium sp. 5 DNA segment above includes these coding regions:
- a CDS encoding LexA family transcriptional regulator, translating into MSIKKEQKLTFFRPEFESEIQIPYINEGVSAGFPSPAADFMETNIDLNKELSENPLATFYIKVKGNSMIDAGINDKDVLVVDRSLEPQNNKIAICCIDGEFTVKRIQVEKDCLYLMPENSNYEPIKVTEENQLIIWGMVTYVIKKV
- a CDS encoding Y-family DNA polymerase, coding for MYALVDCNNFYASCERVFQPKFNGQPIAILSNNDGCVISRSNEAKAAGVPMGAPAFKIKDLVQEKKVTLFSSNYPLYGDLSNRVMSILEQYTPNVEIYSIDEAFLNFDGLDISDYHDYGLQMKKRIHKWVGLPVCIGFAETKALSKIANHIAKKFQERTQGVYVIDNDEKRLKALKWTKIEDVWGIGYRMTKKVKLRKIQTALDFIQPQHEAWIKREMGVVGLRLKCELEGKSVLDLEPIKEQKKSIATTRSFPKQIADFDLLRERVTTFAAVCSEKLRKQNSCCHTIIVMLVVDKHTVQTSKYYFNMAITLPYATQSTLTISNAAVAMLKKLHQGNEGIKFKKAGVIVTELIDENKKQMQLFEEENPKHLALMQAMDKLNHKIGDTKVKLASQNLSLTWNMNQNHLSPKYTTKFKDILEIQCL
- a CDS encoding SDR family oxidoreductase, which gives rise to MQLSLTDKIIVVTGGAKGIGLGIGKVLASEGAIPFIVGRNEIDNKAVVLAIEAAGGKALQVVADLTRPADCQLAIDTIIKQCGRIDGLVNNAGVNDGVGLENGDYESFMASLHKNLVHYYLMAQYALPYLIQSKGAIVNIGSKTADTGQGGTSAYAAANGGRNALTREWAVELLKYNIRVNAVVVAECFTPLYETWINTFENKEEKLASITSKIPLGNRMTTTEEIANMVAFLLSEKSSHTTGQIIYVDGGYTHLDRAI
- the fucP gene encoding L-fucose:H+ symporter permease, whose amino-acid sequence is MTKSPPQEVVNEAVSNGNKRMLFPFILVTSLFFFWGFVHNLDPILIPHLRKAFNLSDLESSLIDSSVFIAYFAMALPAGYVMRKYGYKSGILIGLLLFGLGSILFVPAANSLQYIYFLGALFVIACGLTFLETAANPYVTILGPASTATRRLNFSQSFNGLAAYIAPAYIGPMILSGKNLTKTQMDAMNAPELHDYLLEEASSVKLPYLVLGLIILVVAGIIYFTPMPDVKDEDKEGVDGASFTGALKSMKLRWGIVAQFFYVGAQVCVGSFFIKMATTTAGLGEEVAAKYLGFFGLAFMLGRFAGTFMMRYIDAQKLLMTYAIINVLLCVLVINGTGIIVVYGLIAIAFFMSIMFPTIFSMGIEDLGHNTKIGSSLIVMAIVGGALLPPMLGMISDKTGNIQNGYIVPLICFLVIILFAYTRRKNRIYKYVGK
- a CDS encoding UxaA family hydrolase: MHPKDNVLVVLTDLQKGDAIVFESEEYILKETIKAKHKFYMNDMPANSEVIMYGVLVGKVQCDVSKGSLMTTENLKHAAEPYAYKESNFSWKAPDVSKYKDKTFKGYKRKDGRVGTANYWLFVPTVFCENRNLDVIREALHNELGYSVSDKYTQFTHQLLKSYQSGEDMNAVDLQLMPTNVTNRVFKNVDGIKFLNHQGGCGGTRQDAATLSALLASYANHPNVGGITVLSLGCQHLQVQDFINDVKKQNPDFDKPLFVFEQQQTESEEVLVANAIKKTFQGLIEINQYERTDAPLSELCIGVKCGGSDGFSGVSANPAVGYTSDLVVGLGGKILLAEFPELCGAEQDLIDRCVSEETAHKFINLMESYDALAHKVGSGFHMNPSPGNIKDGLITDAIKSAGAAKKGGTSPVEDVLDYTELVTKSGLSLVCTPGNDVEATTGKAASGATLILFTTGLGTPTGNPVCPVIKVATNSVLATRMSDIIDIDCGPIISGEKSIEEMGEEILDYCIKAASGEIIPKAVQLNQDDFIPWKRGVSL
- a CDS encoding sodium/sugar symporter, translating into MSNNLAFADYAVFIIYFIVVSVYGYTIYRKRERNEHDAKAYFLAEGTLTWWAIGASLIASNISAEQFIGMSGEGFFLGIAVAAYEWLAAIALIIVAVWFIPVYLKNKIYTMPQFLKTRYNESTALIMAVFWLFLYVFVNLTSILYLGAVAINGLAGGEYLHAIMIGLAVFALIISLGGMKVVAYTDVIQVAVLIIGGLVTSYIALTTVGQYFGFGHDAIAGFQVLMEKAPEHFKMIIPRPTATSSQLEIDKYLTFPGLMSYLAGIWIINLNYWGCNQYITQRALGADLQTARTGILFAGFLKLLMPLIVMLPGIAAYVLYQNGHLPQLVGGKDGAYSAMLTFLPTGLKGLSVAALTAAIVASLAGKVNSISTIYTLDVHKKYIQKDASDNTQVNIGRYAVFAAMLLAVLFTWNDLLGIGGVGGFTYIQKYTGFISPGVFAMFFLGMFWKRTTGTAAIVGVISGFLLSVLFNEFAPALFGNETLLYTAYSNGKGAFEIPFHICMGLSFAFTMLLMIAISMAGPKVNPKAFELDTEMFKLKPQTTVMIVITLLVIFALYAKFW